From the Winogradskyella forsetii genome, the window TCTGCCATCGTCACTGGTAATGCCACCTGTAATGATTTTATTATCCGTATCTTTTATAACAATATTTACATAAGGTAAAGGTTGGTTGAGTTCTGCGTCGATAACACGGCCAGAAATGGAACCGCTTTTAATATCTGAATTGGAACTGGGTTGTGCACTTAAAATGGCTGATGAGACCATCATAAGCATTAGGAATAAATGCTTCATTTTTGATTGATTTTTTGATTGATTTGATAGTTAATTGTTAGTAAGACGACTACCTTTACCATATGTTACTTCAATTTACAGACCTTAACATCTTTTTAACACTATGAAGAAAAATACATTAGTCCTAGGCGCATCGTTAAAACCACAACGTTATTCTCATATCGCTATTAAACGATTACGCCAACATAACCACGACGTAAAAGCCATTGGTTTAAGAACAGGGAAAGTTGCTGACGTTACGATTGATACGGAATTAATGTCCTACAAAAATATAGATACCGTAACCTTATATCTCAATCCGCAACGGCAAACAACGTATTATGATTATATTATTGGATTGCATCCAGAACGCGTTATTTTTAATCCAGGCACAGAAAATTCTGAATTTTACAATCTTTTAAAACAGAATAATATTGATTATGAAGTAGCTTGTACTTTGGTTTTGTTGAGTACTGGTCAGTATTAATTATTTTTTCCTAGAAATCATTAATAGTCCTAAAAAGGTAATCAACCCATTTAAGGGTAAAATTTCCCAATGGAAATTATAATAATGTTTTTGGGCATATGAAGCTGCACATTCCCAAGCAGATTGTGTACAGTCATCCAATGATAATCCTAGATTATAAGCATAATAGGTTGGTGACAGCGTTATAAAATAGGTTATAATTATAGCAACGAGGCCAACGATCCATACATATTTATCTTTAATCGATTTTTTTGTTAAAATTCCAAAAGCGAAAAGCCCAAGTAAAGGACCATAAGTAAAGGTGGCGAATTTAAAGAGGTTGCTTACCACACTGCCTTCTAAGGAATTGAAAATAATTACCACAACTATTAAAAGTAAAGAGATTGCAATATGAACTTTTTTACGTAAGGGTTTTTGCTTATCAATAGGTTTTTTTTCAATGTTCAAAAAATCTACTGAAAAAGAGGTTGTTAAGGAGGTTAAAGCAGAATCAGCACTACTGTAAGCAGCCGCAATTAAACCAATTATAAACGTAATAGCCAAACCTTTGCCGAGGCCTTGATTCATCGCTATTTCAGGAAACAATAAATCGGTTCTGGTAACACCATCCAGTTTTGGAATCGCAATGTTGAATTGTTCGGCATATATAAATAATAAAGCACCAAGTGTTAAGAAAACTAAGTTTACAACAACCAGTAAAACGGACATGGAAAGCATGTTCTTTTGAGACTCATTGGTGTTTTTGCAAGTCAAGTTTTTTTGCATCATATCTTGGTCTAAACCGGTCATTGCAATAGTGATGAAAATTCCGCCAATAAAATATTTCCAAAAATTAATAGTACTATTGATATCATCGAAGAAAAAAATCTGACTCTTATTTTTGAAAGTTTCTTTGGTAAATGTTTCGGCTAAAGTCCAATCGAGTTTGTTCAAAATCAAAACAATGGCAACTATCACCGAAGTGAGCATAGCTATGGTTTGCAAGGTGTCGGTCCAAATAATGGTTTTTATACCGCCTTTATTAGTGTACAGCCAAATGAGTAAGATTGAGATCACCACAGTGACCCAAAAAGGAACGCCCAAACTTTTAAACACAATATATTGCATAGCTAAAGCCACGAGATACAATCTGAAAGAAGCACCTGTTACTCGTGATAATAAAAAGAAAAAAGCACCTGTTTTGTAGCTTATAAAACCAAAACGCTCCTCTAAATACTGATAAATGGAGGTGACATTTAGCCGATAATACAAGGGGATCAAAACAAAAGAAACCACCAAATAACCAACAAAAAAGCCTAATACACCTTGCATATAGGCAAACTCTTGTCCAGCAATTAAACCAGGGACAGATATAAAAGTGACTCCAGACAACGAGGCACCAATCATTCCGAAGGCCACCAAATACCAAGGTGCAGATTTATTCGCCTTAAAAAAAGCCGCATTAGAATCTTC encodes:
- a CDS encoding sodium:solute symporter encodes the protein MSPTSILLLIACYFGLLILISYFTGKEDSNAAFFKANKSAPWYLVAFGMIGASLSGVTFISVPGLIAGQEFAYMQGVLGFFVGYLVVSFVLIPLYYRLNVTSIYQYLEERFGFISYKTGAFFFLLSRVTGASFRLYLVALAMQYIVFKSLGVPFWVTVVISILLIWLYTNKGGIKTIIWTDTLQTIAMLTSVIVAIVLILNKLDWTLAETFTKETFKNKSQIFFFDDINSTINFWKYFIGGIFITIAMTGLDQDMMQKNLTCKNTNESQKNMLSMSVLLVVVNLVFLTLGALLFIYAEQFNIAIPKLDGVTRTDLLFPEIAMNQGLGKGLAITFIIGLIAAAYSSADSALTSLTTSFSVDFLNIEKKPIDKQKPLRKKVHIAISLLLIVVVIIFNSLEGSVVSNLFKFATFTYGPLLGLFAFGILTKKSIKDKYVWIVGLVAIIITYFITLSPTYYAYNLGLSLDDCTQSAWECAASYAQKHYYNFHWEILPLNGLITFLGLLMISRKK
- a CDS encoding CoA-binding protein; translation: MKKNTLVLGASLKPQRYSHIAIKRLRQHNHDVKAIGLRTGKVADVTIDTELMSYKNIDTVTLYLNPQRQTTYYDYIIGLHPERVIFNPGTENSEFYNLLKQNNIDYEVACTLVLLSTGQY